The following proteins come from a genomic window of Pseudomonas cichorii:
- a CDS encoding polymorphic toxin type 44 domain-containing protein, with protein sequence MLASARLGDKHVCPLLGHGTTPIASASTDVNISFAGAARVGDTCGCGAVITTGFPSILVNHRPMAHLGSPTSHGGTIITGSSDTFGGFVMGAAPDAAIINFAVLGVFRPDGSIDDEKMATLLADPRLIEKATAAKALLHPKAAGKEREGNPEEKAKPVVCKDPDRMEELASYIAGEMNVNINSLSVRQMKELNSFDPEEETRKYAALPFYLRLGQGPDFYSMGLGKKAKAFAIWTERVGQDRLWDHKPILSKLFGGIWHKQGEYDYFYDIWSNVHYGYVGVAGGLSESVLLDGAGVEQIGSDTWRFIKDPNRFAGPRRTEGVEGMRAWDDIPDRVSITIGMNLYKEYPNGGLTGKIIMDKVLAVPISDWATGVQPHVCK encoded by the coding sequence ATGCTTGCCTCTGCTCGACTGGGTGATAAACACGTATGCCCACTGCTCGGCCACGGTACTACTCCTATTGCCAGTGCATCGACTGATGTGAATATCAGCTTCGCCGGTGCAGCCCGAGTTGGTGATACGTGCGGGTGCGGTGCTGTTATCACGACAGGGTTCCCCTCTATTCTGGTTAATCACCGTCCCATGGCTCATTTAGGAAGCCCTACCAGTCATGGTGGGACAATTATCACGGGCTCAAGCGATACCTTTGGCGGGTTTGTCATGGGGGCGGCTCCCGATGCTGCAATCATTAATTTTGCAGTGCTGGGAGTATTCCGCCCAGATGGCTCTATCGACGACGAGAAGATGGCGACCTTGTTGGCCGACCCGAGGTTGATTGAGAAGGCAACCGCTGCAAAGGCTTTATTACACCCTAAGGCTGCCGGTAAGGAGCGGGAGGGAAACCCTGAAGAGAAAGCGAAACCTGTAGTGTGCAAAGACCCTGATAGGATGGAGGAACTGGCGAGCTACATAGCGGGCGAGATGAACGTCAACATCAATAGTCTTTCGGTTCGACAGATGAAAGAGCTGAATAGCTTTGATCCTGAAGAGGAAACACGTAAATACGCGGCACTGCCGTTTTACCTGAGACTCGGGCAAGGACCGGATTTTTACAGTATGGGATTGGGGAAAAAGGCCAAGGCGTTTGCCATTTGGACTGAGCGCGTCGGGCAGGACAGGCTATGGGACCATAAGCCGATATTGTCGAAACTCTTCGGTGGGATATGGCACAAGCAGGGAGAGTACGACTATTTCTATGATATCTGGTCGAACGTCCACTACGGATATGTGGGCGTGGCTGGTGGGCTTTCTGAGAGCGTCTTGCTGGACGGTGCAGGGGTTGAGCAGATTGGGTCAGACACTTGGCGCTTCATCAAAGACCCTAATAGATTTGCTGGCCCGCGAAGGACTGAGGGGGTTGAGGGAATGCGTGCGTGGGACGATATCCCCGACAGGGTTTCGATCACTATCGGAATGAATCTGTACAAGGAATATCCAAATGGTGGCCTCACTGGAAAGATCATTATGGATAAAGTGCTGGCAGTACCCATAAGCGATTGGGCAACAGGGGTCCAACCACATGTCTGTAAGTGA
- a CDS encoding arylesterase, which translates to MRAWFLSAGLGLLLLSQGAVAGTVLIVGDSISAAFGMDTRVGWVSLLEQRMRNEGYTDKVVNASISGDTSAGGLARLPTLLAEHKPELVILELGGNDGLRGQLPAQLQQNLTSMAQQSKSAGAKVLLLGMRIPPNYGPRYTTAFAEVYPKVAQETGIPLVPFMLEGVGGVAALMQDDGLHPNAKAQPMLLDNVWPSLKPLL; encoded by the coding sequence ATGCGTGCGTGGTTTTTAAGTGCTGGCCTGGGGTTATTGCTGCTGTCACAAGGGGCAGTGGCGGGCACGGTATTGATCGTTGGAGATAGTATCAGCGCGGCTTTCGGCATGGATACCCGTGTTGGCTGGGTCAGCCTGCTCGAGCAGCGCATGCGCAACGAGGGATACACCGATAAAGTCGTCAATGCGTCCATCAGTGGCGACACCAGTGCCGGAGGCCTGGCGCGGCTGCCCACGCTGCTTGCAGAGCATAAGCCCGAGCTGGTTATTCTCGAATTGGGGGGCAATGACGGGCTGCGCGGGCAACTGCCAGCACAATTGCAACAAAACCTTACGAGCATGGCTCAGCAGTCTAAAAGTGCAGGTGCCAAGGTGCTGCTTCTGGGGATGAGGATACCGCCCAATTATGGTCCTCGTTACACCACAGCCTTTGCCGAGGTGTACCCAAAAGTGGCCCAGGAGACCGGCATTCCGTTGGTGCCATTCATGCTGGAAGGCGTCGGTGGCGTGGCTGCGTTGATGCAGGACGATGGGCTTCACCCCAACGCCAAGGCACAACCCATGCTGCTTGATAATGTCTGGCCGAGCCTGAAACCGCTGCTCTAA
- a CDS encoding ABC transporter ATP-binding protein — translation MSESILSAQSLSKVVPSTEGDLTILHELSLELNKGDTLAIVGSSGSGKSTLLGLLAGLDLPSAGAVTLSGRNLSQLDEDQRARVRAEHVGFVFQSFQLLDSLNALENVMLPMELEGRKDAREKARSLLERVGLGKRLTHTPRQLSGGEQQRVAIARAFAVDPDVLFADEPTGNLDSHTGERISDLLFELNKERNTTLVLVTHDERLAHRCRRLIRLEGGRLVAPLEP, via the coding sequence ATGAGTGAAAGTATTCTCAGTGCCCAAAGCCTCAGTAAAGTGGTCCCCAGCACCGAAGGTGACCTGACTATCCTGCACGAACTCTCTCTGGAACTAAACAAGGGAGATACGCTGGCCATCGTGGGTTCCTCCGGATCCGGCAAATCCACCCTGCTGGGTCTGCTGGCCGGGCTCGACCTGCCGAGCGCAGGTGCAGTGACCCTTTCGGGACGCAACCTGAGCCAGCTGGATGAAGACCAGCGCGCCAGGGTTCGCGCCGAACATGTCGGTTTTGTCTTCCAGTCGTTCCAGTTGCTCGACAGCCTCAATGCCCTGGAAAACGTCATGCTGCCCATGGAGCTTGAAGGCCGCAAAGACGCCCGGGAAAAGGCCCGTAGCCTGCTGGAGCGTGTCGGACTGGGCAAACGCCTGACCCATACGCCGCGCCAGCTATCCGGTGGCGAGCAGCAACGGGTTGCGATTGCCCGCGCCTTTGCCGTCGATCCGGATGTGCTGTTCGCCGATGAACCGACCGGCAACCTGGACAGCCACACCGGCGAGCGCATCAGCGATCTGTTGTTCGAGTTGAACAAGGAGCGCAATACGACGCTGGTGCTGGTCACCCATGATGAGCGTCTGGCCCATCGCTGCCGACGCCTGATCCGTCTTGAAGGTGGGCGACTGGTCGCCCCTCTGGAGCCTTGA
- a CDS encoding ABC transporter permease has translation MARLPFMRLLSLAARQLLRDARAGELRVLFFALLVAVAASTAIGYFGARLNGAMMLRATEFLGADLILEGSSPARPEQIEAGEKLQLDHAKIVLFSSVIATDSGIQLSSIKAVDDVYPLRGDLKSAPDLYQPEQIGNGPEPGEAWAEARLLPAVNLKIGDNIDVGSKTLKLTRILTYEPDRAGNFYSLTPRVMINLQDLAATGVVQPGSRVEYREMWSGPPEILAAYRKAIEPGLEPHQEIKDARDGSQQIGGALGKAERYLNMASLVAVLLAGVAVALSASRFAARRFDSSALLRCLGLSRSETMTLFSLQLAIIGLLASISGAFLGWLAQLGLFALLQNLLPTTVPAGGLLPAFAGIGTGLVALAGFALPPLAALGRVPPLRVLRRDMLPIPASSWLVYGAALLALGLIMWRLSLDLVLTFALLGGGIVAALVLGSLLLLALKSLRRLLSGASLPWRLGLGQLLRYPLAAAGQSLAFGLILLSMGLIALLRGELLDTWQNQLPKDAPNYFVLNVLPSEKENFAQTLSRLSTHSAPLYPVVPGRLVNINGEPVGNFVTKDSRGENATRRDLSLTWAADLPEGNRLTAGNWWAPATAADAKPGVSVEAKLADSLGIKLGDNLSFIVGGLTREAVVTSLRDVNWDTFQPNFFMIFQPGTLTDLPTTYLTSFYLPPGQDKQIVELSRAYPAISILGVEALLAQVRSILDQVTLAVQFVLLFVLAAGIAVLFSGLQATLDERIRQGALLRALGAERKLLIKSRRIEFGLLGAASGLLAALGCELVSLVLYRYAFDLAWQPHPWLLLLPLIGALLVGGAGVFGTRRALNASPLAVLREG, from the coding sequence ATGGCACGCCTGCCCTTTATGCGTCTGCTCAGCCTTGCCGCCCGCCAACTGCTGCGCGATGCCCGCGCTGGCGAGTTGCGGGTGTTGTTCTTCGCGCTGTTGGTCGCTGTCGCCGCCAGTACCGCCATCGGTTACTTCGGCGCACGTCTCAATGGCGCCATGATGCTGCGGGCTACCGAGTTTCTCGGCGCAGACCTGATCCTTGAAGGCTCAAGCCCTGCCCGGCCCGAACAGATAGAGGCTGGCGAAAAGCTCCAGCTCGACCACGCGAAAATCGTGCTGTTCTCCAGCGTAATCGCTACCGATAGCGGTATTCAGCTCTCCAGCATCAAGGCAGTGGATGACGTCTATCCGCTGCGTGGCGACCTGAAAAGCGCTCCCGACCTCTACCAGCCTGAACAGATCGGTAACGGTCCCGAGCCGGGAGAAGCCTGGGCCGAGGCACGACTGCTGCCGGCGGTAAACCTGAAGATCGGCGACAACATCGATGTCGGCTCCAAGACCTTGAAGCTGACCCGCATCCTCACCTACGAGCCTGATCGCGCCGGCAACTTCTATAGCCTGACGCCACGGGTGATGATCAACCTGCAAGACCTTGCTGCCACAGGTGTCGTGCAGCCAGGCAGCCGGGTCGAGTACCGGGAAATGTGGAGCGGGCCGCCTGAAATACTCGCGGCTTATCGCAAAGCCATAGAACCCGGCCTTGAGCCTCATCAGGAAATCAAGGACGCACGGGACGGCAGCCAGCAGATCGGTGGCGCACTGGGCAAGGCCGAGCGTTATCTGAATATGGCGAGTCTGGTCGCGGTATTGCTGGCTGGTGTCGCCGTCGCCCTCTCGGCCTCACGCTTCGCTGCCAGACGTTTCGATTCCAGTGCGCTGTTGCGCTGCCTGGGCTTGTCCCGTAGCGAAACCATGACCCTGTTCAGCCTGCAACTGGCAATCATCGGCCTTCTGGCCAGTATCAGCGGTGCCTTTCTGGGCTGGCTGGCACAACTGGGTCTGTTTGCCCTGCTGCAAAATCTCTTGCCGACCACCGTGCCTGCTGGCGGCCTGCTGCCTGCCTTCGCCGGGATAGGTACCGGGCTGGTTGCACTGGCCGGCTTCGCCCTGCCGCCACTGGCTGCCTTGGGCCGCGTGCCGCCATTGCGCGTACTGCGTCGGGACATGCTGCCGATTCCGGCCAGCTCCTGGCTGGTCTACGGCGCCGCCTTGCTGGCACTGGGTCTGATCATGTGGCGTCTGAGCCTGGATCTGGTCCTGACCTTCGCCCTGCTGGGTGGCGGCATCGTGGCCGCGCTGGTGCTGGGCAGTCTGTTGCTGCTGGCACTCAAGAGCCTGCGTCGCCTCCTGTCCGGCGCTTCCCTGCCATGGCGGCTGGGGCTGGGTCAGTTGTTGCGCTATCCATTGGCCGCAGCGGGTCAGTCGCTGGCTTTCGGGCTGATTCTGTTGTCCATGGGGCTGATCGCCCTGTTGCGCGGCGAATTGCTCGACACCTGGCAGAACCAGTTGCCCAAGGACGCGCCGAACTACTTCGTGCTCAACGTGCTGCCATCGGAGAAAGAAAACTTTGCCCAGACCCTGAGCCGCCTGTCGACCCACTCCGCCCCGCTCTACCCCGTGGTGCCGGGCCGTCTGGTGAATATCAACGGCGAACCGGTCGGCAACTTCGTGACCAAGGACTCACGCGGCGAAAATGCAACCCGTCGCGACCTGAGCCTGACCTGGGCAGCCGACCTGCCCGAAGGCAACAGGCTGACGGCCGGTAACTGGTGGGCACCTGCCACCGCTGCCGACGCCAAGCCTGGCGTCTCGGTGGAAGCCAAGCTGGCAGACAGCCTGGGGATCAAGCTGGGAGACAACCTGAGTTTCATCGTCGGCGGCCTGACTCGCGAAGCGGTGGTCACCAGCCTGCGGGACGTGAACTGGGATACCTTCCAGCCTAACTTCTTCATGATCTTCCAGCCCGGCACACTGACCGACCTGCCGACCACTTACCTGACCAGCTTCTATCTGCCGCCCGGGCAGGACAAGCAGATCGTCGAGCTTTCCCGTGCCTACCCGGCAATCAGCATCCTGGGCGTGGAAGCCCTGCTGGCTCAGGTGCGCAGCATCCTCGATCAAGTGACCCTGGCGGTGCAGTTCGTGCTGCTGTTCGTGCTGGCGGCCGGCATTGCCGTGCTGTTCTCGGGCTTGCAGGCGACTCTGGATGAGCGCATTCGCCAAGGTGCCCTGCTGCGTGCCCTGGGTGCCGAACGCAAGCTGCTGATCAAGTCGCGCCGGATAGAGTTCGGTCTGCTGGGCGCAGCCAGTGGCCTGCTGGCCGCGCTGGGCTGTGAACTGGTCAGTCTGGTCCTGTACCGCTACGCCTTCGATCTGGCCTGGCAACCGCATCCATGGCTGTTACTGCTGCCATTGATTGGTGCCCTGCTGGTGGGCGGTGCCGGTGTGTTTGGCACAAGGCGCGCCTTGAATGCCAGCCCGCTGGCGGTGTTGCGCGAGGGTTAA
- the greB gene encoding transcription elongation factor GreB, giving the protein MPTNIITTEGHEALKKELDYLWREKRPDTTRKVTWAASLGDRSENADYQYNKKLLREIDRRVRYLRKRLEDVRVVAYSPEQEGKVFFGAWVEIENEAGEIKKFRVVGYDEIYGRNDYISIDSPMARALLKKEVGDEAVVQTPGGEVLWWINEITYGQ; this is encoded by the coding sequence TTGCCTACAAACATCATTACAACGGAAGGTCATGAGGCCCTGAAAAAGGAACTGGATTACCTGTGGCGGGAAAAGCGTCCCGATACCACCCGCAAGGTCACCTGGGCGGCATCGCTGGGGGATCGTAGTGAAAATGCCGACTATCAGTACAACAAGAAGCTGCTTCGCGAGATTGATCGCAGGGTTCGCTACCTTCGCAAGCGGCTTGAGGATGTGCGCGTCGTCGCCTATTCCCCCGAGCAGGAAGGCAAAGTCTTTTTCGGGGCCTGGGTCGAGATTGAAAACGAGGCGGGAGAGATCAAGAAATTCAGGGTCGTGGGGTATGACGAGATCTACGGTCGCAACGACTACATCTCCATCGACTCACCCATGGCCCGTGCGCTGCTGAAAAAGGAAGTGGGCGATGAGGCGGTGGTGCAGACACCTGGCGGAGAGGTGTTGTGGTGGATCAATGAGATTACCTACGGCCAATAA
- a CDS encoding methyl-accepting chemotaxis protein, producing MNILSPAVYVTNRVRFPIKFFILGVIVLIPLLFLGIRVMQTLNASIDTLSHEQVGQKYLVDVTPVLRLSMMQRALTHSMLSGNEGARADVARNAEKLEQAFNELAVLDGKVGQYLETADRVQRLRADTRELIERAKNGGDPLTIFSAWNDQLTRVLGFIYYISATSGMILDEDYGSLFLIDLSTLRLPRQINVIGQVRGLANGFSADRQIDETTRAFALNLMKQEAQVRQELQQSLRLLRREEPELTDVVEQPVIVAINDLENLSRDLMDYLDPGKRSNVNANTLGERGNAVVAQFYKAQEQMQASLQNQLATRLQDRNNERMFFIGLFVVLGVLLLYAFAGIYSALRSAVEELLSVTARIAQGDLTARVKVGSRDEIGDVGTGLNSMVEAFSHSLSQVESSSHSVSESAQRLERSISQAKQSMNAQQAETEQVATAINEMTTSVADVAQNTEGAARAAEAASNASAKGLQVMGETRATIEALVNEVQLSGQKVEALATHSQEIGGVIEVIRTIADQTNLLALNAAIEAARAGEQGRGFAVVADEVRTLASRTQKSTEEIRRIIQQLQDATDEAVQQMKAGQDRAHACLDASEQASGTLQQINEAVDGIVGMNTQIASAAVQQHSVSEDINRNVMGIRNSSLVVMDGVNDNAATADELSSLASELRTVVSRFQLSR from the coding sequence ATGAACATATTGAGCCCTGCCGTTTACGTTACAAACCGTGTCCGCTTCCCCATAAAGTTTTTTATTCTTGGCGTGATTGTCCTCATCCCTCTGCTGTTTCTCGGTATCCGGGTCATGCAGACGCTCAACGCCAGCATCGATACGCTGAGTCATGAGCAGGTAGGCCAGAAATACCTGGTGGACGTTACTCCTGTACTGCGCCTGTCCATGATGCAACGGGCCTTGACCCACAGCATGCTCAGCGGCAATGAAGGTGCCAGGGCTGATGTTGCTCGCAATGCCGAGAAGCTTGAGCAGGCTTTCAATGAACTGGCGGTTCTGGATGGCAAGGTCGGTCAATACCTGGAAACCGCAGACCGTGTGCAGAGACTGCGTGCCGATACCCGCGAACTGATCGAACGAGCCAAGAACGGTGGGGATCCATTGACCATTTTCAGCGCCTGGAACGATCAGTTGACCAGGGTGCTGGGCTTTATCTATTACATTTCTGCCACTTCCGGAATGATTCTGGACGAAGACTATGGCTCATTGTTTCTGATCGACCTGAGTACCCTGCGGTTGCCCAGACAGATCAACGTGATCGGACAAGTCCGCGGCCTGGCCAACGGTTTCAGTGCGGATCGCCAGATTGACGAGACCACCCGCGCCTTTGCCTTGAACCTGATGAAGCAGGAAGCCCAGGTTCGCCAGGAATTGCAGCAGAGTCTGCGCCTGCTGCGTCGCGAAGAGCCGGAGCTTACGGATGTGGTTGAGCAACCCGTTATCGTGGCCATCAACGACCTTGAAAACCTGAGTCGTGACCTGATGGACTATCTGGACCCGGGCAAGCGCTCGAACGTAAACGCCAACACCCTGGGCGAGCGCGGCAATGCCGTGGTCGCGCAGTTCTACAAGGCTCAGGAGCAGATGCAGGCTTCGCTGCAGAACCAGCTCGCTACACGCCTGCAGGATCGTAACAATGAACGCATGTTCTTTATCGGCCTGTTTGTCGTTCTCGGCGTCTTGCTGCTGTACGCCTTTGCAGGCATTTATAGTGCTCTGCGAAGCGCAGTGGAAGAACTGCTGAGCGTGACTGCCCGCATCGCTCAGGGCGACCTCACTGCCCGTGTAAAAGTAGGCAGTCGTGACGAGATCGGTGATGTCGGTACTGGCCTCAACAGCATGGTCGAAGCGTTTTCCCATTCCTTGAGCCAGGTCGAGAGCAGTTCACATTCTGTCTCCGAGTCGGCGCAACGTCTGGAGCGCTCGATCAGTCAGGCCAAGCAATCCATGAATGCCCAGCAGGCCGAGACCGAGCAGGTCGCCACCGCCATCAACGAAATGACCACCAGCGTTGCCGATGTGGCGCAGAACACCGAAGGTGCTGCACGCGCTGCCGAAGCGGCCAGCAATGCTTCGGCCAAAGGCCTGCAGGTCATGGGTGAAACCCGGGCAACCATCGAAGCGCTGGTCAACGAAGTTCAGCTCAGTGGCCAGAAAGTCGAAGCCCTGGCGACTCACAGCCAGGAAATCGGTGGCGTGATCGAGGTGATTCGCACCATCGCCGACCAGACCAACCTGCTGGCCCTGAACGCGGCCATTGAAGCGGCACGGGCTGGGGAGCAAGGCAGAGGCTTCGCGGTGGTCGCAGACGAAGTGCGCACCCTGGCGTCGCGTACCCAGAAGTCCACCGAGGAAATTCGTCGCATCATTCAGCAACTGCAAGATGCGACGGACGAAGCCGTACAACAGATGAAAGCCGGGCAGGACCGTGCCCATGCGTGCCTGGATGCTTCCGAACAAGCTTCGGGAACCCTGCAACAGATCAACGAAGCCGTGGACGGAATCGTGGGAATGAACACCCAGATCGCCAGCGCAGCCGTGCAACAGCACTCTGTATCGGAAGACATCAACCGTAACGTCATGGGCATCCGCAACAGCAGCCTGGTGGTCATGGATGGCGTGAATGACAACGCTGCAACCGCAGACGAACTGTCATCACTGGCCAGCGAACTGCGCACCGTGGTCAGCCGCTTCCAGTTATCCCGATAA
- a CDS encoding DoxX family protein yields the protein MNATIKSVLSTRAGYGLTVLRIIVGIIFIAHGSQKLFGAFGGYGLEGTAQFMASQGLNPGYLMALLSGSVEFFGGLAVLIGLLARPAALGLAVLLLVAIFSVHIGNGLFMANNGYEFALALLGGAIAILIEGAGKLSVDRAIAN from the coding sequence ATGAACGCAACCATCAAATCGGTACTCTCCACTCGCGCTGGCTATGGCCTGACTGTATTGCGCATCATCGTCGGCATCATCTTCATCGCTCACGGCAGCCAGAAGCTGTTCGGTGCGTTTGGCGGTTATGGCCTGGAAGGTACGGCGCAGTTCATGGCCAGTCAGGGCCTGAATCCGGGTTACCTGATGGCGCTGCTGTCGGGCAGTGTCGAGTTCTTTGGTGGTCTGGCCGTGCTGATCGGCCTGCTGGCTCGCCCGGCTGCCTTGGGCCTGGCGGTATTGTTGCTGGTGGCGATTTTCTCGGTGCACATCGGCAACGGGCTGTTCATGGCCAACAACGGCTATGAGTTCGCCCTGGCCTTGCTGGGTGGCGCCATCGCGATTCTGATCGAAGGTGCAGGCAAACTCTCGGTGGACCGCGCCATCGCCAACTAA
- a CDS encoding MltF family protein, protein MTVRALLLPIACLVALSPLPAAARQVGPEAAQHKTQVRDLEAIRSSKVLRVLVNQSRNSSGDVKGQEIGIEYQRLQAFEQYLNGHARNGQKVTFKIIPKAKNQLLAALQRGEGDLVAPGELLDTANAKGINAGEPIIRDVPLILVGVRGGRSFKNVDQLSGRTLSLPAGSMADEALHQVNQQLALRKLAPVRIEWVDPSLAVEDVLEMVQAGIYPLTLVEQPIAERWARVMPKLRLDRSLTLRTHDDISWFVRQDATRLRASIDDFLKAYKPPANQDLAFEKAYKNTYRVNNPLVRTNLQRLEKLRPMLQRHADAQDMDWLDLAALAFKESKLDPTAKGSGGATGLLQITPSAAKRVGVSDIQTADKNVQAGARYMALIRSKYFASPRVNERERMAFVLAAYNLGPERVQGMRDEARRRGLNPNQWFFQTERIAMEQGSANVVSFVNSVNKYYLAFDRERGALEKETSEKSVIRR, encoded by the coding sequence ATGACCGTTCGAGCCCTGCTTTTGCCCATCGCTTGCCTTGTGGCGCTGTCGCCTTTGCCCGCGGCTGCCCGTCAGGTGGGGCCGGAGGCTGCGCAGCACAAGACTCAGGTCCGGGACCTGGAAGCTATTCGCAGCAGCAAGGTGTTGCGGGTGCTGGTCAATCAGAGCCGCAACAGCTCCGGTGACGTCAAGGGGCAGGAAATCGGCATCGAATATCAGCGCCTGCAAGCCTTCGAACAATACCTCAATGGTCATGCCCGCAACGGCCAGAAAGTGACCTTCAAGATCATCCCCAAAGCCAAGAATCAGTTGCTTGCCGCCCTGCAGCGCGGCGAGGGTGATCTGGTGGCGCCCGGTGAGTTGCTCGATACCGCCAACGCCAAGGGGATCAATGCAGGCGAGCCGATCATCCGTGACGTGCCGCTGATTCTGGTGGGTGTCAGGGGCGGGCGCAGCTTCAAGAATGTCGATCAGCTTTCAGGGCGCACCCTGAGCCTGCCCGCTGGCAGCATGGCGGATGAAGCGCTGCATCAGGTCAATCAGCAACTGGCATTGCGCAAACTGGCACCGGTACGGATCGAGTGGGTCGACCCCAGCCTTGCCGTGGAAGACGTGCTGGAAATGGTTCAGGCGGGCATCTATCCCCTGACGCTGGTGGAGCAACCCATTGCCGAGCGCTGGGCCAGAGTCATGCCCAAGCTGCGTCTGGACCGCAGCCTCACGTTGCGCACCCACGACGACATCAGTTGGTTCGTGCGCCAGGACGCCACCCGCTTGCGCGCCAGTATCGATGACTTCCTCAAGGCCTATAAGCCTCCCGCCAATCAGGACCTGGCTTTCGAAAAGGCCTACAAGAACACCTATCGGGTCAACAACCCTCTGGTGCGCACCAACCTTCAGCGCCTGGAAAAACTGCGGCCTATGCTGCAACGCCATGCCGACGCCCAGGACATGGACTGGCTGGATCTGGCAGCACTGGCGTTCAAGGAATCGAAACTGGACCCGACGGCCAAGGGCAGCGGCGGGGCGACGGGCTTGCTGCAGATCACGCCGTCGGCGGCAAAGCGGGTTGGTGTTTCCGATATCCAGACTGCCGACAAGAATGTGCAGGCCGGTGCCCGTTACATGGCGCTGATCCGCAGCAAGTACTTCGCCAGCCCCAGGGTCAACGAGCGCGAGCGCATGGCTTTTGTGCTGGCGGCCTACAACCTCGGGCCGGAGCGGGTACAAGGTATGCGCGACGAGGCACGCCGTCGCGGCCTCAACCCCAATCAGTGGTTCTTCCAGACCGAACGTATTGCCATGGAGCAGGGCAGTGCCAACGTCGTCAGCTTCGTGAACAGCGTGAACAAGTACTACCTGGCGTTTGATCGCGAGCGTGGTGCGCTGGAGAAGGAGACGTCTGAAAAGTCTGTCATCAGAAGATAA
- a CDS encoding TatD family hydrolase, producing MQLIDIGVNLTNASFDSQRQAVLDRAYAAGVSQLVVTGTSVEGSEQALELCHELDESALRLFSTAGIHPHSASDWTQDTEQKLRALLRESRVRAVGECGLDFNRDFSPRPQQEKVLEAHLALAVELQLPVFLHERDASQRLLDILRDYRDRLPAAVVHCFTGEQKALFSYLDIDLHIGITGWICDERRGTHLHPLVHNIPRGRLMLESDAPYLLPRSLRPKPKNGRNEPAYLPEVLREVALHRNESQADLASHTTACARVFFGLPDFVEPAGEM from the coding sequence ATGCAACTCATCGACATCGGCGTCAATCTCACCAACGCAAGCTTCGACTCGCAGCGACAGGCGGTACTCGACCGGGCCTATGCCGCCGGCGTGTCACAACTGGTCGTCACCGGCACCAGTGTCGAGGGCAGCGAACAGGCTCTGGAGCTCTGCCATGAACTGGATGAAAGCGCTCTGCGACTGTTCTCCACGGCAGGTATTCACCCCCATTCAGCAAGCGATTGGACACAGGACACCGAACAAAAGTTGCGGGCTCTGCTCAGGGAATCCCGCGTGCGGGCAGTCGGTGAATGCGGGCTGGATTTCAACCGGGATTTCTCGCCCCGTCCCCAGCAGGAAAAGGTGCTTGAAGCTCATCTGGCACTGGCTGTGGAGTTGCAACTGCCGGTATTCCTGCATGAGCGCGATGCCAGCCAGCGCCTGCTGGACATCCTGCGCGACTACCGCGATCGCCTGCCAGCCGCCGTGGTGCACTGCTTTACCGGGGAGCAGAAGGCACTGTTCAGTTACCTGGATATAGACCTGCATATCGGCATTACTGGCTGGATCTGCGACGAACGTCGGGGCACCCATTTGCACCCGCTGGTCCACAACATCCCTCGTGGCCGCCTGATGCTGGAAAGCGATGCGCCTTATCTCCTGCCGCGCAGCCTGCGGCCCAAGCCGAAAAACGGTCGCAACGAACCGGCGTATCTGCCCGAGGTCCTGCGTGAAGTGGCCTTGCATCGCAACGAAAGCCAGGCCGACCTTGCCAGCCATACCACAGCCTGCGCCCGTGTTTTCTTTGGTTTGCCGGATTTCGTGGAGCCAGCCGGGGAAATGTGA